The Agromyces mariniharenae genome includes a window with the following:
- a CDS encoding SGNH/GDSL hydrolase family protein produces the protein MTSKRLLAPAIATGAVAAIGALAAVGWRRFRAKLTANSLVLNETLPIHSKWWRDHAKERGEMLYVAIGDSAAQGIGASRPDRSYVGVLADDIRDLTGRSLRVVNLSVSGATTELAVLDQLPRLAKLHPDLVTVAIGANDIAQWDPARFERNVGAILDAVPGDAIVADLPCFHFPKNERKVAVANRILRRLAAERGLTVVPLHELTKRQGLRGILTQFAEDMFHPNDHGYRIWADAFRPALLALVARRLVDAGHDHAEVA, from the coding sequence GTGACGTCGAAGCGCCTGCTTGCTCCGGCGATCGCCACTGGGGCGGTCGCCGCCATCGGCGCACTCGCTGCCGTGGGCTGGCGCCGGTTCCGCGCGAAGCTGACCGCGAACTCGCTCGTGCTCAACGAGACGCTCCCCATCCACTCGAAGTGGTGGCGCGACCACGCGAAGGAGCGCGGCGAGATGCTCTACGTCGCGATCGGCGACAGCGCGGCCCAGGGCATCGGCGCGAGCCGCCCCGACCGCAGCTACGTCGGCGTGCTCGCCGACGACATCCGCGACCTCACCGGGCGGTCGCTGCGCGTCGTGAACCTCAGCGTCTCGGGCGCGACCACCGAGCTCGCCGTACTCGACCAGCTGCCGCGCCTCGCGAAGCTCCACCCCGACCTGGTCACGGTCGCGATCGGCGCGAACGACATCGCCCAGTGGGATCCCGCCCGCTTCGAGCGCAACGTCGGCGCGATCCTCGATGCCGTGCCCGGCGACGCGATCGTGGCCGACCTGCCGTGCTTCCACTTCCCGAAGAACGAGCGCAAGGTCGCCGTCGCCAATCGCATCCTCCGCCGGCTCGCCGCCGAGCGCGGGCTCACGGTCGTGCCGCTGCACGAGCTCACGAAGCGGCAGGGGCTCCGCGGCATCCTGACGCAGTTCGCCGAGGACATGTTCCACCCGAACGACCACGGCTACCGCATCTGGGCCGACGCCTTCCGTCCCGCCCTGCTCGCGCTCGTCGCCCGCCGCCTCGTGGACGCCGGCCACGACCACGCCGAGGTCGCCTGA
- the radA gene encoding DNA repair protein RadA, protein MARPTSAFRCTECGWSTVKWVGRCAECQQWGTVVDAAEQTGIVRSVQAVTPTAARAARPIAQVEAEHTAHRPSGIGEFDRVLGGGIVAGAAILLSGEPGVGKSTLLLEVAARVASTGRRVLYVSAEESTAQVRLRAGRTGALHDELYLAAETDLATILGQVDQVAPDLLIVDSVQTVSSSLSDGLPGQPSQVREVASTLIRVAKERSLPVLIVGHVTKDGSIAGPRLLEHLVDVVCQFEGDRQTALRFVRALKNRFGPTDEVGCFEMTGDGIAEVPDPSGLFLSRARTVVSGTCVTVALEGRRALPVEVQALVVSTKAPQPRRVVNGVDPSRVAMIIAVLERRAGLGRLGEHDVYVSTVGGVRLAEPGADLAIAVAIASAMRDRAVPHELAAFGEISLAGEVRPVTSATQRGNEARRLGYTTILDVEAGSVRAAVERAMMASASSRERELDAAF, encoded by the coding sequence ATGGCCCGACCGACCTCCGCGTTCCGTTGCACCGAGTGCGGTTGGAGCACCGTCAAGTGGGTCGGCCGCTGCGCCGAATGCCAGCAGTGGGGCACCGTGGTCGACGCCGCCGAGCAGACCGGCATCGTGCGCTCGGTGCAGGCGGTCACGCCGACCGCCGCGCGGGCCGCCCGGCCGATCGCCCAGGTCGAGGCCGAGCACACCGCGCACCGGCCCAGCGGCATCGGCGAGTTCGATCGCGTGCTGGGCGGCGGCATCGTCGCGGGCGCCGCCATCCTGCTCTCGGGCGAGCCGGGCGTCGGCAAGTCCACGCTGCTGCTCGAGGTCGCCGCGCGCGTGGCGTCGACCGGCCGGCGCGTCCTCTACGTGAGCGCCGAGGAGTCCACCGCGCAGGTGCGCCTTCGAGCGGGCCGCACGGGCGCGCTGCACGACGAGCTCTACCTCGCCGCCGAGACCGACCTCGCGACGATCCTCGGGCAGGTCGACCAGGTCGCGCCCGACCTGCTCATCGTCGACTCGGTGCAGACGGTCTCGAGCTCCCTCTCCGACGGTCTCCCCGGCCAGCCGAGCCAGGTGCGCGAGGTCGCGTCGACGCTCATCCGGGTCGCGAAGGAGCGCAGCCTGCCCGTGCTCATCGTCGGGCACGTCACCAAAGACGGCTCGATCGCCGGACCGCGACTGCTCGAGCACCTCGTCGACGTCGTCTGCCAGTTCGAGGGCGACCGCCAGACCGCGCTCCGCTTCGTGCGGGCGCTCAAGAACCGGTTCGGGCCCACCGATGAGGTCGGATGCTTCGAGATGACCGGCGACGGCATCGCCGAGGTGCCCGATCCCTCGGGTCTCTTCCTCAGCCGAGCGCGCACCGTCGTCAGCGGCACGTGCGTCACGGTCGCCCTCGAAGGACGCCGCGCGCTTCCCGTCGAGGTGCAGGCGCTCGTCGTCTCGACGAAGGCGCCGCAGCCTCGTCGCGTGGTGAACGGCGTCGATCCTTCGCGCGTGGCCATGATCATCGCCGTGCTCGAACGTCGCGCCGGGCTCGGCCGCCTCGGCGAGCACGACGTCTACGTCTCGACGGTGGGCGGCGTGCGGCTCGCCGAACCGGGCGCCGACCTCGCCATCGCCGTGGCGATCGCCTCGGCCATGCGAGACCGCGCCGTGCCGCACGAGCTCGCCGCGTTCGGCGAGATCAGCCTCGCCGGCGAGGTGCGGCCCGTCACCTCGGCGACGCAACGCGGCAACGAGGCACGCCGCCTCGGCTACACGACCATCCTCGACGTCGAGGCCGGCAGCGTGCGCGCCGCCGTCGAGCGCGCGATGATGGCGTCCGCGTCGAGCCGCGAACGCGAGCTCGACGCCGCCTTCTGA
- a CDS encoding flavin-containing monooxygenase: MSADVDVLVIGAGQAGLAVSHELGSAGVEHVVLEADRIARSWASRWDSFRLVTPNHTVRLPGGEYRGTDAAGFLARDEIVTHLRDYAASFHAPIEEGRPVTALVQEDGGFRAETPLGGIRARNVVVCTGAYQREHRPPWASELAQRVYVTGPGGYRSPDSLPDGRVLVIGGGQTAAQLTEELHDAGRDVALAAGAAPSMPRRIAGRDAVDWLEDFGFFEHTLADMPSPAVRFAANPLATGARGGHDLTLRTLAASGVPLSGRVTGVDGDEFVVADDLAVSVAVGDEAYRQIWGAAIAVAEAQGLPALPPLDLDDTPLEATEPPRVSELGAVVVACGYRPAYGWIRIPDLVDDMGFPVHEGGRSIRAPGLWFVGMPWLSHRKSPLLLGVGEDAAAVARRIAA; encoded by the coding sequence ATGTCCGCGGACGTCGACGTCCTGGTGATCGGCGCCGGCCAGGCCGGCCTCGCGGTGAGCCACGAGCTGGGCTCCGCCGGGGTCGAGCACGTCGTCCTCGAGGCGGACCGCATCGCCCGGTCCTGGGCGAGTCGGTGGGACTCGTTCCGCCTCGTCACGCCGAACCACACCGTGCGGTTACCCGGAGGCGAGTACCGGGGCACGGATGCCGCGGGCTTCCTCGCGCGCGACGAGATCGTGACCCACCTCCGCGATTACGCAGCGTCGTTCCACGCTCCCATCGAGGAGGGGCGCCCCGTGACGGCGCTCGTGCAGGAGGACGGCGGATTCCGCGCGGAGACGCCGCTCGGCGGCATCCGTGCCCGGAATGTCGTGGTCTGCACGGGCGCGTACCAGCGCGAGCACCGGCCGCCGTGGGCGTCGGAACTGGCGCAGCGTGTGTACGTGACCGGGCCGGGGGGTTACCGCTCGCCGGACTCGCTGCCCGACGGGCGGGTGCTCGTGATCGGCGGGGGGCAGACGGCCGCACAGCTGACGGAGGAGCTCCACGACGCAGGGCGCGACGTCGCGCTCGCCGCGGGGGCTGCGCCCTCGATGCCGCGGCGGATCGCCGGGCGCGACGCGGTCGACTGGCTGGAGGACTTCGGCTTCTTCGAGCACACGCTCGCCGACATGCCCTCGCCGGCGGTGCGGTTCGCGGCGAACCCGCTCGCCACGGGCGCGCGCGGCGGGCACGACCTCACGCTCCGTACCCTCGCCGCGTCGGGCGTCCCGCTCAGCGGCCGCGTCACGGGCGTCGATGGGGACGAGTTCGTCGTCGCCGACGACCTCGCCGTGTCGGTGGCGGTCGGCGACGAGGCGTACCGGCAGATCTGGGGCGCGGCGATCGCGGTCGCCGAGGCGCAGGGGCTGCCCGCCCTCCCGCCGCTCGACCTGGACGACACGCCGCTCGAGGCCACGGAGCCGCCGCGCGTGTCGGAGCTCGGCGCGGTCGTCGTCGCCTGCGGCTACCGGCCGGCGTACGGCTGGATCCGCATCCCCGACCTGGTCGACGACATGGGATTCCCGGTGCACGAGGGCGGTCGCAGCATCCGTGCGCCCGGCCTGTGGTTCGTGGGCATGCCGTGGCTCTCGCACCGCAAGTCGCCGCTGCTCCTGGGTGTCGGCGAGGATGCCGCGGCGGTCGCTCGGCGGATCGCGGCGTGA